In Myxococcus xanthus, one DNA window encodes the following:
- a CDS encoding GFA family protein — MSKDSKLKQYTGGCLCGAVRFEAEMDLSEPVSRCNCSICTKVGGTQAYPKPSAFRVTAGAEHLGEFRKGSSPNFRSFCKHCGIHCFSAGFVEELGGEFRSVNIQCLDDVDPGELKVVYWDGRHDNWEAGTRDRPWPIRS, encoded by the coding sequence ATGTCGAAGGACAGCAAGCTGAAGCAGTACACCGGAGGATGTCTTTGCGGAGCGGTGCGTTTCGAGGCCGAGATGGATCTGTCGGAGCCCGTGAGCCGCTGCAATTGCAGCATCTGCACCAAGGTCGGCGGCACGCAGGCCTACCCGAAGCCGAGCGCCTTCCGCGTCACCGCGGGCGCGGAGCACCTGGGTGAGTTCCGGAAGGGCTCGAGCCCGAACTTCCGCTCGTTCTGCAAGCACTGCGGCATCCATTGCTTCTCCGCCGGGTTCGTCGAGGAGCTCGGTGGAGAGTTCCGGTCCGTCAACATCCAGTGCCTGGACGACGTCGACCCCGGTGAGCTCAAGGTCGTGTACTGGGACGGCCGCCATGACAACTGGGAGGCCGGGACGCGTGACAGGCCCTGGCCCATCCGGAGCTGA
- a CDS encoding KamA family radical SAM protein, translating to MSVMSNAALALSTGRRYRAYTTRHLDELTTRAGLSADERLAVQAVAHVLPFRTNSYVVDELIDWAAAPADPIYRLVFPQADMLPTEDVARMVDLLSSGASPLELNAAANEIRARLNPHPAGQMQLNVPKLANEEPVPGLQHKYKETVLIFPKQGQTCHAYCTYCFRWAQFVGDADLKFASREIEPLVNYIRAHPEVTNVLFTGGDPMIMTEAVLAKYIEPLLDIEHLEAIRIGTKALAYWPQRFVTDSDADDILRLFEKVVASGKSLAFMAHFSHPNEMVPEIVQEAVRRIRGTGAVIRTQAPLIRTINDTPGTWESMWRTHLRHGMVPYYMFVERDTGPQDYFAVPLAEAYDIFRNAFQSVSGLARTVRGPSMSATPGKVCVDGVAEIAGEKVFVLHFIQSRDPELVGRPFFAKYDEKASWLFDLKPAMGATHFPWEEPSA from the coding sequence ATGAGCGTTATGTCAAACGCAGCACTGGCTCTGTCCACGGGTCGCCGGTACCGTGCCTATACCACACGACACCTGGACGAACTGACGACTCGGGCTGGGCTCTCAGCGGATGAACGGCTCGCGGTGCAAGCGGTGGCGCACGTGCTGCCCTTCCGGACCAACAGCTACGTCGTGGACGAGCTGATCGACTGGGCCGCCGCGCCCGCCGACCCCATCTACCGGCTCGTCTTCCCGCAGGCGGACATGCTGCCCACGGAGGACGTGGCTCGCATGGTGGACCTGCTGAGCTCCGGTGCATCCCCCCTGGAGCTGAACGCGGCCGCCAACGAGATTCGCGCGCGGCTCAATCCGCACCCCGCTGGGCAGATGCAGCTCAACGTTCCCAAGCTGGCCAACGAAGAGCCCGTCCCGGGTCTCCAGCACAAGTACAAGGAGACGGTGCTCATCTTCCCCAAGCAGGGTCAGACGTGCCACGCGTACTGCACGTACTGCTTCCGCTGGGCGCAGTTCGTCGGGGACGCGGACCTGAAGTTCGCCTCGCGGGAAATCGAGCCGCTGGTGAACTACATCCGCGCGCACCCCGAGGTCACCAACGTGCTGTTCACCGGTGGCGACCCGATGATCATGACCGAGGCCGTGCTGGCCAAGTACATCGAGCCGCTGCTGGACATCGAGCACCTGGAGGCCATCCGCATCGGCACCAAGGCGCTGGCCTACTGGCCGCAGCGCTTCGTCACGGATTCGGACGCGGACGACATCCTGCGCCTGTTCGAGAAGGTGGTCGCCTCCGGCAAGAGCCTGGCCTTCATGGCGCATTTCTCTCATCCCAACGAGATGGTCCCCGAGATTGTCCAGGAGGCGGTGCGCCGCATCCGGGGCACCGGCGCGGTCATCCGCACCCAGGCGCCGCTCATCCGCACCATCAACGACACCCCGGGCACCTGGGAGAGCATGTGGCGCACGCACCTGCGCCACGGCATGGTGCCGTATTACATGTTCGTCGAGCGGGATACGGGGCCCCAGGACTACTTCGCGGTACCGCTCGCCGAGGCCTACGACATCTTCCGCAACGCCTTCCAGAGCGTGTCTGGACTGGCGCGCACGGTGCGCGGCCCGTCGATGTCCGCCACGCCCGGCAAGGTGTGTGTGGACGGTGTGGCGGAGATTGCCGGCGAGAAGGTCTTCGTCCTCCACTTCATCCAGTCTCGCGACCCGGAGCTCGTCGGCCGGCCCTTCTTCGCGAAGTACGACGAGAAGGCATCCTGGCTGTTCGACCTCAAGCCCGCGATGGGCGCCACCCACTTCCCGTGGGAGGAGCCGTCCGCGTAG
- a CDS encoding Mpo1-like protein: protein MLGDRSWEEWISEYSKSHTHAVNRLCHTVGIPMIAASVPLAAASPFVPRLWKVPAALFVVGWSFQFVGHAFERKPPEFLKDWRFLFVGLRWWAAKVAGKA, encoded by the coding sequence ATGCTCGGCGACCGTTCCTGGGAGGAGTGGATTTCGGAGTACTCGAAAAGCCACACCCATGCTGTCAACCGTCTGTGTCACACGGTGGGCATTCCGATGATTGCGGCCTCGGTGCCCCTGGCCGCCGCATCCCCGTTCGTCCCTCGCCTCTGGAAAGTGCCCGCAGCCCTCTTCGTCGTCGGGTGGAGCTTCCAGTTCGTGGGCCATGCCTTCGAGCGCAAGCCCCCTGAGTTCCTCAAGGACTGGCGCTTTCTCTTCGTGGGCCTGCGGTGGTGGGCCGCGAAGGTGGCGGGCAAGGCTTGA
- a CDS encoding FAD-dependent oxidoreductase, producing MADEVRTTQCCVVGGGPAGMMLGLLLARAGVEVTVLEKHADFLRDFRGDTIHPSTLELMHELGWLDELLALPHQKAPVLRLQRGAHDVIVGDFSHLPTRARYIAFMPQWDLLDFLARKAAEYPGFHLRRCAEVTEVLREKGCVVGVQARTPEGSLEVRASLVVAADGRNSIMRQRAGLEVEVLGAPMDVLWFRVSRKPEDPEDPMGRFEQGQIFVLINRGDSWQCGRVIAKGSFDALREAGLVSFREDFARLAPFLADRAHELATWDDVKLLTVRVDRLRTWYQAGLLCIGDAAHAMSPVGGVGINLAVQDAVAAANILAGPLLARHVTPMDLRRVQERREWPTRVTQRAQVLIQNRVLGPALRSPAASTALPLPLWLVQHVPFLRRIPARLVGMGVRPEHVRTPAAPPRA from the coding sequence ATGGCCGACGAGGTGCGCACCACGCAGTGCTGTGTCGTGGGAGGAGGCCCGGCGGGGATGATGCTGGGCTTGTTGCTGGCACGGGCGGGAGTGGAGGTGACGGTGCTGGAGAAGCACGCGGACTTCTTGCGTGACTTCCGCGGCGACACCATCCACCCCTCCACCTTGGAACTGATGCACGAGCTGGGGTGGCTGGATGAGCTCCTGGCCCTGCCGCATCAGAAGGCGCCGGTGTTGCGCCTCCAGCGCGGTGCCCATGACGTGATCGTCGGAGACTTCTCTCACCTGCCCACGCGCGCGCGTTACATCGCGTTCATGCCGCAGTGGGACCTGCTCGACTTCCTCGCGCGGAAGGCCGCCGAGTACCCGGGCTTCCACCTGCGCCGGTGTGCCGAAGTGACGGAGGTGTTGCGTGAGAAGGGGTGTGTCGTCGGCGTCCAGGCTCGGACGCCGGAGGGCTCATTGGAGGTTCGTGCGTCGCTGGTGGTGGCGGCGGATGGCCGGAATTCCATCATGCGTCAGCGCGCCGGCCTGGAGGTGGAGGTCCTGGGCGCGCCCATGGACGTCCTCTGGTTCCGTGTCTCGCGCAAGCCCGAAGACCCCGAGGACCCCATGGGCCGCTTCGAGCAGGGACAGATTTTCGTCCTCATCAACCGGGGCGACTCGTGGCAATGCGGGCGTGTCATCGCGAAGGGCAGCTTCGACGCCTTGCGCGAGGCCGGGCTGGTGTCCTTCCGCGAGGACTTCGCCCGGCTGGCGCCCTTTCTGGCGGACCGGGCCCACGAACTGGCGACGTGGGACGACGTGAAGCTGCTCACCGTGCGGGTGGATCGGCTGCGCACCTGGTACCAGGCGGGCCTGCTCTGCATTGGCGACGCGGCGCATGCCATGTCACCGGTGGGCGGGGTCGGCATCAACCTGGCGGTGCAGGACGCGGTGGCCGCCGCCAACATCCTCGCGGGGCCACTGCTGGCCCGGCACGTGACGCCCATGGACCTGCGGCGCGTCCAGGAGCGCCGGGAGTGGCCCACGCGTGTCACCCAGCGGGCCCAGGTCCTCATCCAGAATCGCGTGCTCGGGCCCGCGCTGCGAAGCCCGGCGGCGTCCACCGCGCTTCCCTTGCCGCTGTGGCTGGTCCAGCACGTCCCCTTCCTGCGGCGCATTCCGGCGCGCCTGGTGGGCATGGGCGTACGGCCCGAACACGTGCGCACGCCAGCGGCGCCCCCCAGGGCCTGA